The Mixophyes fleayi isolate aMixFle1 chromosome 9, aMixFle1.hap1, whole genome shotgun sequence DNA window tacagtgataacacacacacatgatgtatatacagggacacacatacagtaataacacacacacatgatgtatatacagggacacacatacagtgataacacacacacacatgtacacactgtACCACACACCGTGCTCTCTGTGGGCTGCACCCATGTAACACACTTGTCTACAGACACAACCATCTGTCTAGACCCGCAATGTAGACAATGACACTTACTGCAGTGTGTAAACGACAGGACGTGTCCCATATCCTCAGCCTGCGTGTGACACCCATACAGACCCCCAGGCCGGCTCTCATCTCATGGTGGGGACCCCCGGGGGGCGCACTCACCGGGGTACACTCAGGGAGGAGGCACACTCAGCGCAGGAGCCACACTCAGAGGAGGAGGCACACTCAGCGCAGGAGCCACACTCAGAGGAGGAGGCACACTCAGAGGAGGAGGCACACTCAGGGAGGAGCGCAGGAGCCACACTCGGAGCAGGAGGCACACTCAGCGCAGGAGCCACACTCAGAGGAGGAGGCACACTCAGAGGAGGAGGCACACTCAGCGCAGGAGGCACACTCAGAGGAGGAGGCACACTCAGGGAGGAGCGCAGGAGCCACACTCGGAGCAGGAGGCACACTCAGCGCAGGAGCCACACTCAGAGGAGGAGGCACACTCAGGGAGGAGGCACACTCAGGGAGGAGCGCAGGACCGATACAAAGGATTGGGGAGGGGGAGACTTAGAGGAAATGATGTATCATCCGTCATATAATAAACATATCTCCTCATCATCAGGGCTCCACACATGAAGTATCATGGAGAGTATAGGAGAGATATAGAGACGATGTATCAGTAGAATATACATAGAAACAATGTATCACTAAAAGAGCCATAGAAACAATGTATCACTAGAATATACATAGAGACAATGTATCACTAGAAGAGATATAGAGACAATgtatcaccagaagagatatagAATCAATGTATCACTAGAAGAGATATAGAGACTATGTATTACTAGAATATACATAGAATCAATGTATCACTAGAAGAGACATAGAGACAATGTATCACTACAATATACATAGAAACAATGTATCACTAGAAGAGACATAGAAACAATGTATCACTAGAAGAGATATAGAGACAATGTATTACTAGAAGAGATATAGAGACGATgtatcaccagaagagatatagAGACAATGTATCACCAGAGGAGATATAGAttcaatgtatcatcatcatcatcatcatcatttatttatatagcgccaacatattccgtagcgctttacaattggggacaaacgtaatgtATCACTAGAATATACATAGAATCAATGTATCACTAGAATATACATAGAATCAATGTATCACTACAAGAGATATAGAGACGATGTATCACTAGAATATACATAGAGACAATGTATCACTAGAAGAGACATAGAGACAATGTATCACTGTTACATTGTTTCTCCTCCTTGCAGTGTTTATGCTGCTTTCTTCCAGTCACTTTATAGCTTATATCCCATAATTCCATGCGCTGCCTCTCTCTGGGCTTGTGGCTTTATATGTAGCTGTATAAGGGCTCGGACACTATAAGTGTAAAGTGTTATCAGCCTGTTCTGATGGCCACCCTCCAGCATAGTGTACCATGTACTTAATGAGCACCCTCACAATACGTCGCTGAGCGTTAACGTGGCTGAACTCTGCAGGCAATACTTAAATTAACACAATGTGGCTGCTTGTCATAGAATGATTGCGCCCCCCCCCAAAGAACAATTAGCCCCAAGCTGAAGAGCATTAGGACTATTCCCGCACCCCCGGGGCGGTAGCCAGGAGTTAATCATGTATAAAATAGATACAAATAATAATTTGCCTGGGGCGGACTTCGTGACCCAGTATGCCCAGGCTGCAAGTGCCAAGGACACCCGTAGCTGCCATTGTATTCTGGCACTGTATGGAGCTCTGGCACTGTACGGAGCCCAGGGCctgatgggacttgtagtacacctgaaaaaaaatgtaaataaaggtcACACAGTTTTGCAAAATACTTTATTTGAAATCTATATTCCCCTAAAGCACCATCTGTGACCTTTCACCTGGGTCAGGGctggtattatatatatatatatatatatatatatatatatatatatatatatatatatatatatataatttccacCTATGTTGATGGTGCTAAACAGTTGGGACTGAGATACAACACAGATGCTGGTCATACTTTAAGCACTAAgaccatatttatacataattagagGCAGATATAAGTTAaactctgcagtaatataaacGATATAATACAACAACTAGAATAAACCTGAGATTTTAGTGCATGTTTTGTGGATGTCCACCGACCGCCTCTCATTCACTAACACTAATAATTCTATAATATGGGACTTGCCTCATTTAGTGACTCTAAACAACAAGTAGTCCTGGCAGGAACAAGTCTGATCTGATTATAAACAGCTATGGTTAGATGGGAGGGAGGGGTGCTGGGCCAAACCAAGACTGTCAGGTTGTGTATCAATATGATCTTAGTGCTTAAAATGTGCACCTGCatctgtttatgtgtgtgtgtgtatacacacatacgcacacacacacacgcgcacacacacagacgcacacacacacgcacacacacacgcgcacacagacgcacacagacacacacacatacacacacatacacacgtacttgtttttattgcatcgtgaggacccatgtctggaacatggcgtatagAGACACCTCTTTCCTAATgccctctccatccacactcccgcacgctccctgcgctcagccaatgatcgccgcctctcctccactttgattacttcttcccactctagaattcaagacttctcccgtgctgccccccttcactggaacgacctccctcgctccatccgtctatcacccaatctgtgctccttcaagcgggctcttaaaactcacctgttccttaaggcctaccaaccatccacttaacctctcacctcttctgtttctcccctggctcctcttctctccccgttgcttcactggctccctcttgtgcctgattttgtttaccctcccttaggatgtaagctcgtatgagcagggcccctctcccctcctgtctccatacctgttcttccgctccgtctttacagtatttgcctgcctggagtttctgaagttctggtactttgtgtttattgttctgtattgttttaccctgtatagtctactgtttgtaccatgtacggcgctgcagaaaccttgtggcgcctaacaaataaacgataataataataataataatgccctgtggacagaacaatcataggggtaggtgtaggagcggtttgttgccagttaccacatgagatttacactttgactttgcataaagtactgacacggactgcatgATGGGGAAAGAGCTCATGTATTCTGACTGTCTGAGGACAAccacattcccgcatacataaattaactaataataacaatggtagggaaagttttgtgtatcctgcccgtctgaggacatccgcatgcccacTTACACCGACACTTAGCCATGGAGGCCACAGACCTGTTCTACCACTGTGTATCACTTCAACAAGTTTGTTCCCTCTTTAGAGCTGTTATAtgattctttatgtagaatttcacccccgaccagtcCCGATCTTTGAGTATGgttggttcagccatgaggcacgcaacacagtctcatTTTCCGGGCACCCAGCATGACTGTATAAACCTCATTAGGTGTTTCTCCACCGCCTGGACGTCCTCTCTGTCCCAGAATTTCCTCTGCACTTCTTTGGAACTGGAAgcaagtagagtggtccattatggctccgtaaaatacagagaaggtaaagttcttctgcctagcaaaactgtgtgctacacctacctgtggaagccatggctggacactggtcccgtgttgcaaggtccatacaccgcctctattctgacgtggaagtgtcgactaaacgcttggccacttgtccctctgtcacggggtATTTGCTCATCATCCATCATGTCGCTCTGTTGCTGGACCAGTTCTGAAAACAaatagatatgtaaatgaccgaggtaaaagtcaaaagcatatatCAGataccagattttccacttaccgtccggatcaatgtgcatcttgtccaaattcttgcctttgaattcggccagtctgccgctctcgagagccattaacagtttgctaaTCTTGGCGAGTTGAacggtaccttctgggaggcggtaacaCTTCCGGTGCACCCTGATGCCACGCCCAAGGTAGTCTGCccactgatccagttctgtgtcgtttaggttgaggaccttctaGCGAGTGACAATGTGCTTttgaagcttcgtggaagacagcgtgtgggggTGCTTGGCCCcgcactctcgggcaaacagtcgtatgcaatcagagcctctgaagtgtgacaaggcagctggtctggcgaacatgtagacattctTACTATCCACTCCACATGTGTCGCGCTTGTCTGAGAGAAGTTCCAGTGTAACTTTCATGGCTGGTGGCAGCAGGATGGGGACTGTTTTGCCTCGTTTCcctcggatttcaatgcgagtgaagttccggcagagcttcctctcaacctcggaaagtgCTAGGGACACATCTCCGTGGAGGtccgaggtatctcttgaggagaaggttgtcagcaacatttttgaaacttccccttcacttcttcgattgaacaagatcaactgtgccagggtgacttttgcaagtagtgcccagtggttaaccgtaggcttGGTGGATTGTTCCTATTCGAAGATGTGCTAATTACATGCACcgttctttcgagtgcttggggaatttcagggcccaggctacgtcacacatatgtacacacacacacacactcacatttatacacgtgtgcacacacacacatatatatatatagacacatatatacatacacacacgcatacatatatatatatatatatatatatatatatattatacataataaatGGCTGATTTCATGTTGTATGTGCTAATGTGGATGTTAGACTCTCTGAGGATCCATCAGTAAGATCCGTCCCCCATTGCATGGATGTAGAATGTGGCACTCGGCTCCTTACACCTCCACGTTACTTTCTGGTCAGCAAATATCCATCTCCAGCCTATAAGAGgagcaggacacagacagcagacAGCGATGGAGTCACACAGTCTTCTGGATCCTCAGGGCATAGGGAAGAACGCCCAATTCTGGGTGTGCATCCGCCGCACACTGTTAATCCTCTTCTGGACATCATACGCTCTGATCGCTGTTGAAGTCGTTGTACTTGTTGTACGAGCGTATGAACCCCCACCCAGGGCAACATGGTATCAGCGATCAGTGCTCTGTTACAACACAGGACTGCGCCACGGAAATCAGACTGGTGATTTATCTAGAAATGTCtctcctctgtgtcctccttctacGGTACtgactcacacagaaacagaatctGGAGCAGTCACTGCTAAAACGTGAAGCATCATATAGGTAACAGAAGAGGCAACATGACGCGTTTTGAGCCATAAGCGCTGGAAACGCGTTGGTCCTGCTGTCTAATCCTTGTGATGTCTCAGGTTGTACCATGAAGTTGGTCAGTCACTGCTGCTGATCCCTTTCTATGTGTGTCGGGATCGTCCGTCCTTCTCTTGCCCTAATGTCGCCACATTCCCTCAGTAACCGTCACAAGTGTCTTGTGTCTTACAGAGGTGAGACGAAGGATCCAGGAGGTGTCTATGTTGGGGTGCGGGGGCCTAATTCTCCccctggaggatgtgaagaaccTGAATGTGAGGAGCCTGGTGTCTGAGGGACAGTGGAGCAGTGAGTTACCCATGTGTCACTGCTGACAATATAAacctttatatatattattaataatattactaaGCTGTGACAAGTTACGCAGCGTTATACAGTTAATTCTCTATCACACCTGCACTAACCACTCAGTATGTTTTCTATAATCACATTGACCCCTCCCCAGTATTGTATCCCTGACCGGTGCTCCCACATTGCAGGTCTTCATATTATGCTGGAACTTCACATACTCAATGAGTATAACAGCAGCCAAATCAGGGAGCTAAAGGTAAGAATCTACTTCACAATACATGTTTAATTCTGTGCTATGTgagatatattctgtgctgcgTGTGGTACGTACTGTGCTCCGTGTGGTTCATTCTGTGCTGTGAGTGGTGTATTCTGTGCTGCGCGTGGTACATTCTGTGCTGCGCGTGGTACATTCTGTGCTGCGCGTGGTACATTCTGCTCTGCGCGTGGTATATTCTGCTCTACGTCTGGTACATTCTGTGCAGCCTGTGGTACATTCTGTGCTGCGTGtggtatatactgtactatatatgtTATCTTTAGGGCTATTTCATGCCACATAACAAAAAGAAGTTGATGGCAGCTGTACTTTTTTTATAGTGTTTGCTCCCGTGGTGTTCCGTTTTGGAATGCTGCATGAACAAGATCTGTCAGAATGCTGGATCAATGAGTACAGACTTGTCTTACTGAGTCCTTACTCGTCTCTTGTCTCAATATTCCCAATTCATCTCATGTCTCAATGAGTCGTTACTAGTATTATTTCTTACTAGTACTATTACTTTACTAGTACTATTACCTTACTAGTACTATTACCTTACTAGTACTATCTTGTCTCAAAtaacccttactcttctcttgTTTCAATCAGTTCATACTCTTCTCGTATCAATTAACTCTTAATTAGTTTCTTGTCTCAATGAGTCCTTATTTGTCTCTTGTCTCAATGAGTCCTTATTCGTTTCACTAGCAGCATGTGATACTCTTTCATTCAACTGAAACTTTATGTACATTTTGACTGTTTTATTGTATCTTGCTGTACAAGGCGCTTGTAGAGACACAATGGGGCAGAATCAATTCTTAAAATATCTGCAAGAGGTGCCTCCGGAACGGCTGCAAGACCCCTTGTGCGGATATTTTTTACCTCTGAGTCTTGTGTCTCATAGAGGTGTAAGCAAAAATGAGTGTTACTTTTTAACGTAACACCGGCAAAAATGTGCGTAGCAGGAGCATCGCAGACAAAAAAATCTGCCCCAATAGGTGACTGTATTATACTGATTATCTGATAGTAATGTCTATAGTCTAGGTAGTGTGATCCAGGAtaactgagtgtatagaggaagagatatcaCTGGGTGACAGTGACTGCTGTATAGGACACTTGTAGAAACATAGTGAACTCGCTTATACAGTGATTCCAAATCAGTAAAACAGTTTGCGGTGTTTAGGAAAATATCATTTATTTGTGACATCACCAACAGCTCTGTTATGTCTGAGACAATTCGAGACATTTTCCTTTAATCTGATTTGCACAGGACGCAGCCAAAAGTTGGATCAAGGACGGAGTATCTGGATTCCGCCTGtctggggggcagagagaggctgtgATAATGGTGAGGGGACAGGAGGATTGTGTGACAAATATTAAAGGGAATAGGAATATTCCTGAGTTAGTAACAATTTGTTTGCTcaatctatttttaaaatgtatcccAAGGATTTAAAACAATTTCAGATAttgaacacattttaaaagaatgttacattatatttttgatgtctattttattttattagaaactGTAACTAAATGAAAACAATGTTAATTCGGTGATTAAcctgtgataaaaataaatataattactaGTATTAATAAAGAAGAATATATCACTGGTATCCAAAAATTTGCAATTAATAAAGGGAAAAGGCAAcactgataaataaataaaatcacacagCATAGATTGACACAATTATAAGTCGCTGGTAAATAAGCGTTTGTGGGTTTAGTAATTGTGTCAATCTGTGCTGTGACTCTAGATATACATGTTGATATTtatatgtcttttttttaaagatgatATAAATTAATTAAGCTGGATGAATCTTGCAGATGATTGGTCCAGTGATTATGGTGAAAGTGTTTAATAATTCTTATAAGTGTTAATTAACTCTGCTGAATGAAATATGATTTACCATGAATAAAAATCACTTTGTATATAAAAGACCTGAAAAATACAAGGCGGCTTTCAGAGGAGTTTCTGGCTTGGAGACAAAATAATGGTTTTCTAGTACAGAGTGAAGTTTGCAGACCGGGATAGTTAACTCTCTATGAAGATTGGCAAAGTCCTGCAGCCGGAAGATTGTTTTAcatatctttttttatatttagcgagcgttttttttacatataagatGCAGCTATTTATCTTTTAAAAGTGGTAAATGGCATTAGTCgcccagcacggtggctcagtggttagcacttctgcctcacagaactgggttcatgagttcgattcccaaccatgagtgagttctctgtacggcggtgcggaattagtggtgctatataaataaatggtgatgatgatgatgactagttgTACATATAACTACTGGGCTGTCATTATATAAAGTTTCAGCTGCGGTATATTTAGGGGCTGAGGATCCCAGTTGTGGGCTCTCCGTGTGTTTGTTTTGGTTAAAATCAAGTGAGATGTTCAGACATTTTATACACCTTCTATCAGATGCATTGTTGGTAATGGGTATTTATTGAGTTGTAATTACAacatatacaaaacatttttactttataatCTGCAGCACTTGTGCCGATTTTACACCTCTAATTCTATTTGTTTTTCCATTTGCCTCAGGTGTCGGATCTTCTCCATGAGGAACTGGAAAACGCTACCGACGAGGAAAGGTGACGGCCTAATATCACACAATGATGTCACTACACAATATACATGATAATAACACAGCTCTACACCTAGGATCATTCTGCTTCCCCATTGGCTGTGTGATGATACCGCcatcaataagactttcctcctTCACACCTGCCCCTTACGTCACTGGAACCTGAGGGATGTCCCTGAGAGGTCAGAGGTCATGCAGATCGCGTGGGAGGTGAGAGGTCGCTGTGCGGAGAAGAAGAGGGGACATTTTTGTACTCAGAGTGACGGACTCTTTCCTGTCTCTCTAGGTGTCACCCTGGGATGATTCTCTGGGAATACGGCAATTTATGGCAGTTACCCAGCCGGGAACTGTCATCTTGTCACTCAGCCAGGTGAGTCATGGTGTAGTCTGAGGGAGGGGCCCGCACTACTATCCGAGCGACGATGGATGGAAGGGCCCATAAAACactatatagtcatggccaaatgttctgagaataagtattggttttcacacagtttgctgcttcactgtttttagacctttttgtcagatgtgtctatggtataatgaagtaacattacaagcatttcataagtgacaaaggtttttattgacaattacattaagtttatgcaaggagacaatatttgcagtgttgacccttctttttgaagacctctgcacttcaccctggcagctgtcaatcaacttctgggccacatactgactgatggccgcccattcttacctaatcaatgcttggagtttgtcagaatttgtgggtttttgtttgtccacccaactcttgaggactgaccacaagttctcaatgggattaaggtctggggagtttcctggccatggacccaaaatttccatgttttgatcccccgagccacttagttatcacatttgccttatggcaaggtgtccatcatgctgaaataagcattgttcatcaccaaactgttcttggatggttgggagtgtcaggcgccgtcctgcatCTGCCTCCATGCGATGCCGGCGTCCCATTGCTAAGGTACGCTATTATCCGTTCTATTCGCATGCCGAGTTTGGCAACCGTTGCATAGCAACTTGACGCTGTTCCTGTTTACCATCCGTAAGCACCCACAAGGCACAACGGTCCGTCGCCCTGCGAAAAGTCAGCGATTGGTTGCGGTTTTCCCAACGATTGTGGCAGCACCTGTCAGGGATCTCTTTCCTCTATTTAAGGAGCTCACTGAcgccatttgcttgccagagtatttggtcttcagccttgctccagcgtttgttcatttattattaactatttggattctgaccccggcttgttcctaacttctcctttggttcctgattttggcttagagTGATTCTCGGTACTGACccgcttcctgaccattctcctgctcctgatttggctatatccgttcctctggttctgacccggcttgctgactattcttccatcctgcatgctggtgggctgtcaccgctgcctcaattgttacctctccagctgatactgagggccgcgacctgcacgtcccttgcagcgaaatccatacttgcgggggtccctggtgaaaactaggggcgtgttagactctgcgcctcagtactcagtagcggcaactgctggcaggtatcaccaaCTCCATATTCGTGATTGTGAcagggagaagttgctcttggaggatgttttggtaccattctttattcattgctgtgtttttatgcaaaattgtgagtgagcccactcccttggctgagaagcacctcacacatgaatggtctcaggatgctttactgctggcatgacacaagactgattgtagcgctcacctttccttatccggacaagcgtttttcagatgccccaaacaatctgaaagggcattcatcagagaaaatgactttaccccagtcctcagcagtccaatccctgtaccttttgcagaatatcagtctgtccctgatgtttttcctggagagaagtggcttcttttctggccttcttgacaccaggccatcctccaaaagtcttcgcctcactgtgcatgtagatgcactcacacctgcctgctgccattcctgagcaagttctgcactggtggtgccccgatcccgcaactgaatcaactttaggagacgtcctggtggctgctggatgttcttgggcgccctgaagccttcttcatgaCTATTGAACatctttccttgaagttcttgatgatctgataaatggttgatttaggtgcaatcttactagcaacaatatccttgcctctgaagccctttttgtgcaaagcaatgatgacagcaCGTATTTCCTtgtaggtaaccatggttaacagaggaagaacagtgatttcaagcaccaccctccttttaaagcttccagtctgttattctaactcaatccgcatgacagagtgatctccagccttgtcctcgttaacactctcacctgtgttaacgagagaatcactgacctgatgttagctgatccttttgtggcagggctgaaatgcagtggaaatgttgtttttgggataaagttcattgtcatggcaaattgtcatcataaaaactgaggcagcagacagtgaaaaataatatttgtgtcattctcaaaacttttggccatgactgtataatgtCCTAATGTCCCCATGATACCCCCATACTGAATACTGGCTAcctcttacctgtgaagctgctaCATGTCTATGATATGCTGGTAGTGTAGAAATACCCAGAATATCACAATCAAACGCCACATTCAGAGTCTGAGGAGCAGGAGATGCCACCTGGGGCGCCCACAGAAGTCACACTAGCCAGGCTTGTACACCCGAAAAATGACTGACAGATGTCACCTTCTTATTGATGGGGTCATTATCAAGTAATTTGCCAAAATTTGGGGCACAATGCAATATCAGGCCCCTTACCCCAAATACCGCAACATGTGTGTCCGTAGAACAGAAGATTGCATTATACACAGCACCCAGGAAATAGAGTCCTTCTGATACAACTTATATACACcccgctttatatatatatatataccctgctTTATATATACCCTGCTTTATATATACCCCGCTTTATATATATACCCTGCTTTATATATACcccgctttatatatatatatatataccctgctTTATATATACCCCACTTTATATACACCCCGCTTTATATATATACCCTGCTTTATATATACCCCACTTTATATATACCCCACTTTATGTATACcccgctttatatatatatatatatatatatatatatatatatatatatatataccccgcTTTATATATACCCCGCTTTATATATACCCTGCTTTATATATACCCCGCTTTATATATAccccactttatatatatatatatatatatatatatacccccgcTTTATATATACCCCCACTTTATATATACCcccgctttatatatatatatagtatatatatatatatatatatatacaccctgctTTATATATACcccgctttatatatatatatatatatatatatatatatatatataccctgctTTATATATACCCTGCTTTATATATACCCCGCTTTATATATATACCCTGCTTTATATATACCCCCGCTTTATGTATACCcccgctttatatatatatatatatatatatatatatatatatatatatatatatatatatataccccttaTATATACCCCGCTTTATATATACCCTGCTTTATATATACCCCTGCTTTATATACACCCCCGCTTTATGTATACCcccgctttatatatatatatataccctgctTTATATATACCCCACTTTATGTATACCcccgctttatatatatatatatatacccccgcTTTATATATACCCTGCTTTATATATACCCTGCTTTATATATACCCCGCTTTATATATaccctgctatatatatatatactcacagtAAGTCTTTCCCAGCATTAATAATATGACCCCAGCGTGAGCACCACCAGAGCTAACACTTATACCCCTCTGCTCTCCGGAGGGGACCAGGATCCCAGATCAGTATAATGATAAATAGACTAATTTATATTTCTTCCCATTTGTGatattaaacattaaacaaaatgatAATGTTTACTTTTGTTATAAGAAAAGTTTCATTGATGCTCATAGATCAGGGTTTCCTCGGGACCcccctaacagggcaggtttccaggtgaccagtgaaataattatacctcctgtagatctgttacaatgtgtcagtcagtaatggatacacctgtgctccagcaaggatatgtggaaaacatgccctgttaggGGCGGTATATCTCCCAAatagacacctccgttctgcacaagatctacgtctctcttccactctaatcacttcctcccattcccggttacaggactttttctgtgctgcacccactttgtggaattccctcccacgcacagtaagactatcctctagttttcaaaccttcaagtgttctctgaaaacccacctcttcagacaagcttataatattcctcaaccagcatctgaacctccctaggttaccttattaccaccctctatacagctaacacaagacaacaaccctctgacaaactttactatgtgactgatcatacagccaacacaatactttgtaacctttacattctagctggacaaatattcaataatgatgtagcacttacccttcatcatcatcatcatcattta harbors:
- the LOC142101434 gene encoding uncharacterized protein LOC142101434, coding for MESHSLLDPQGIGKNAQFWVCIRRTLLILFWTSYALIAVEVVVLVVRAYEPPPRATWYQRSVLCYNTGLRHGNQTEVRRRIQEVSMLGCGGLILPLEDVKNLNVRSLVSEGQWSSLHIMLELHILNEYNSSQIRELKDAAKSWIKDGVSGFRLSGGQREAVIMVSDLLHEELENATDEERIILLPHWLCDDTAINKTFLLHTCPLRHWNLRDVPERSEVMQIAWEVSPWDDSLGIRQFMAVTQPGTVILSLSQSQPPPPWLHPLLLLRFQNPALYAGQLQDLSDNSSYSVLCHWRCSSLLVIISHCNQQQTISLHIPHYAPKAQLLLSTGGQRGKGQAIQDAVLLPPGTAQLLRLTPEEL